One part of the Vidua chalybeata isolate OUT-0048 chromosome 11, bVidCha1 merged haplotype, whole genome shotgun sequence genome encodes these proteins:
- the LOC128793522 gene encoding hydrocephalus-inducing protein homolog isoform X1: MADRTEVSGTHSLSLMTLNSLKGISASSSLHHWILRPSELHQPLSSFCAFSPLKLMSSFYKKNAVLLPTSPFSVIPATGALGVSDTMQVTVGFQPLQTGDGSRSPVMHFDTGEDTHTSLHGRSVDAHIRLHRNTVTLEKTYITMSNRTTVLIHNHSNITAPFQWKAVDTGEEEDQLELRLCQEEEDKLSYFLKECRVDTTCRECFALPTCSFQTEVAKVRGDPMLFSDDIFCLEPKEGEIGPNCSAEISVSFKPQVYERAVYCNISDVLNAACISCAPPPLGKTLTEMYPEEGRTKFSGIS; encoded by the exons ATGGCTGACAGAACTGAGGTTTCAGGCACACACTCCCTTTCCCTAATGACCCTGAACTCATTAAAAGGTATTTCAGCTTCCAGCTCTTTGCACCATTGGATCCTCAGACCATCAGAGCTCCACCAGCCTCTCTCATCCTTTTGCGCCTTCTCCCCACTCAAGCTGATGAGCAGCTTTTATAAGAAAAATGCAGTTCTACTGCCAACAAG CCCTTTCTCCGTCATTCCAGCCACGGGAGCTCTGGGCGTCAGTGACACCATGCAGGTGACAGTGGGATTTCAGCCACTGCAGACTGGTGATGGTTCCAGGTCCCCTGTCATGCACTTTGACACAG GTGAAGACACCCACACAAGCCTTCATGGAAGATCTGTGGATGCCCACATCAGGCTGCACAGGAATACTGTGACCCTTGAGAAGACGTACATCACCATGTCAAACCGCACAACCGTGCTCATTCACAACCACAGTAATATCACAGCCCCCTTCCAGTGGAAGGCTGTTGAtactggggaagaggaggatcagctggagctgag gctgTGTCAGGAGGAAGAGGACAAGTTGTCTTATTTTCTGAAGGAGTGCAGAGTGGACACCACTTGCCGAGAATGCTTTGCTCTTCCCACCTGCAGCTTCCAGACTGAGGTGGCAAAGGTGCGAGGAGATCCCATGCTGTTCTCTGATGACATTTTCTGCCTTGAGCCGAAG GAGGGCGAGATCGGGCCGAATTGTTCGGCTGAGATCAGCGTGTCCTTCAAGCCCCAGGTCTACGAGCGAGCGGTTTACTGCAACATCTCGG atgTTCTGAATGCTGCCTGTATTTCGTGTGCTCCTCCTCCCTTGGGAAAAACACTCACTGAGATGTACCCAGaagaaggaagaacaaaatTTTCTGGCATTTCCTAA
- the LOC128793576 gene encoding hydrocephalus-inducing protein homolog, whose amino-acid sequence MRFEWEAGAPFQFSPKVGHLHPGCAKGITVTLKSDVSATFRRHLVKCKVTKINFELPRRKVPDWDDQMSIVTWKDTTRKDLAARWPKKEKVIKTVPEPAHTVVEESSQEVEVYLSAIVVYAQFKLNTVMVQFKDTKPFQTRTTTFRLCNTGKVALEYSWEKAADSEAVKEPFSTALMRPCLSATLRRCRKLLHHFRWQQEHPFKTHLFELQRLQLQQQQYYKQQLQQPEQQDCSKKLLYSKRVGSSLEIFPDVIHGLPLFSINPYHGILAPGQKQTFHVHFSPRCTGMFQTTILCRIPNLKPAQKMGQVIVKGRSQEQKSLGEPLQQTEKGQGPKKEVLRKPTPEGQHLCQLEYLAGAGNTVPSAADGLPPFTGDLCSYPSKLQ is encoded by the exons ATGCGCTTTGAGTGGGAGGCAGGAGCCCCATTCCAGTTCTCCCCCAAG GTGGGACACCTCCATCCTGGCTGTGCCAAGGGCATCACAGTGACCTTGAAATCAGATGTCTCAGCCACCTTCAGGAGGCACCTTGTGAAATGTAAGGTGACCAAGATCAACTTTGAGCTGCCACGAAGGAAGGTTCCTGACTGGGATGACCAAATGTCCATTGTCACGTGGAAGGATACCACCAGGAAAGACCTGGCAGCCAGGTGGCCTAAAAAAGAGAAG GTGATCAAGACAGTCCCAGAACCGGCTCACACTGTggtggaggagagcagccaggaggtCGAGGTGTACCTCAGTGCCATTGTTGTCTACGCCCAGTTCAAGCTGAACACGGTCATGGTTCAGTTCAAGGATACCAAGCCCTTCCAGACAAGGACAACCAC tttcAGGCTATGCAACACGGGGAAGGTAGCCCTGGAATACTCCTGGGAGAAAGCTGCAGACAGTGAAGCAGTGAAGGAGCCATTCTCAACTGCTCTGATGC gTCCGTGCCTCTCTGCTACTCTAAGGCGTTGCAGAAAGCTGCTGCATCATTTtaggtggcagcaggagcatccTTTTAAAACGCATCTTTTTGAGCTGCAgcggctgcagctgcagcagcagcagtattacaagcagcagctgcagcagcctgagcagcaggaCTGTTCCAAGAAGCTACTCTACTCAAAGCGTGTCGGTTCCTCCCTGGAAATCTTCCCAGATGTCATTCATGGCCTGCCACTGTTCTCCATCAACCCCTACCATGGCATCCTTGCTCCTGGCCAGAAGCAGACCTTTCATGTGCACTTCTCCCCGAGGTGCACGGGGATGTTTCAGACCACCATACTGTGCAG GATTCCTAACCTGAAGCCAGCTCAGAAGATGGGGCAGGTGATTGTGAAAGGCAGATCCCAGGAGCAGAAGAGTCTTGGTGAACCATTACAGCAGACAGAGAAAGGCCAGGGACCCAAGAAGGAGGTGCTCAGGAAACCAACACCCGAGGGACAGCATTTATGTCAGCTGGAGTatctggcaggagctggcaaCACTGTGCCTTCTGCTGCTGATGGTCTCCCACCCTTCACCGGAGACCTCTGCAGCTACCCTTCCAAGCTCCAGTGA
- the LOC128793748 gene encoding hydrocephalus-inducing protein-like, giving the protein MDFYRKMLVDLEGIGEGVVSLTITARCLVPELQVYPQILLYDECQLKVPYQRKFLVANNTALPGCYGLIPQQREEDSPVFYSSPKPCGIVQPHSIAEIPVIIEVQTLGEHRTNILIGVFGDERNPLRPDLRSSGQLAEIYPSPRLIEFGRIPALQPTSRSFTLFNEGLVPTDFRLEIACKPHCYAIEPREGVIPARGEVPVTVTATLDDTGLFADNIQLFLGNSLWTSCGLVALGTGTTIVIDKPFAPDLDLGYQFSLLPCIHRFKVTNGGHHFHRLFWSVGCCSPPEEEGQGISALHSPKDDYQSPKSATPVFGLEPLLKDLQPGESVDMVLRGFSRIPQEVQDYVLCEAVIGTTSKKEKIIETVITCEFIHPSIEASAREFSFWVEKKPSDVLTLQYQPLALKNTCLLPLDLMLDLEQPFLVCDEDQQPLPDGQPVTVDVGETCHLYIAFDPAYELDFKSWKKERVLKIDMVRGHPFVERITLRGEVHFPNLQIQPGTLEFGCIVAGTEEARSLEITNCSPLPVKYRWSFHSDSQVNNLRYVHLCPFPEALLPGVLFVLGKEQSCWPRI; this is encoded by the exons gtaCGATGAGTGCCAGCTGAAGGTGCCATACCAGAGGAAGTTCCTCGTTGCAAATAACACCGCCCTTCCCGGCTGCTATGGGCTTATTCCCCAG CAACGCGAGGAGGACTCTCCTGTGTTCTACTCCAGCCCCAAACCCTGTGGGATTGTCCAGCCTCACAGCATTGCAGAGATTCCGGTTATAATCGAAGTCCAAACACTGGGCGAGCATCGCACCAACATTCTTATTGGCGTGTTTGGGGATGAGAGAAACCCACTG AGACCAGATTTACGGAGCTCTGGACAGCTGGCAGAAATCTACCCAAGTCCAAGGCTGATAGAGTTTGGCAGGATCCCAGCGCTACAGCCTACTTCACGAAGCTTTACCCTCTTCAACGAAGGTCTCGTCCCTACAGACTTCAGGCTAGAGATT GCTTGCAAACCTCACTGCTATGCCATTGAACCCAGAGAAGGAGTGATCCCTGCTAGGGGTGAGGTGCCTGTGACTGTCACAGCAACCCTGGATGACACTGGGCTTTTTGCTGACAATATCCAGCTGTTCCTTGGGAACAGCCTTTGGACCTCCTGTGGGCTGGTGGCTTTGGGCACTGGCACCACAATTGTCATAGACAAGCCATTTGCGCCAGATCTCGACCTAGGATACCAATTCAG CCTCCTTCCCTGTATTCATCGGTTCAAAGTAACAAATGGGGGCCACCATTTCCATCGGCTCTTCTGGAGCgtgggatgctgcagcccaCCTGAGGAGGAGGGCCAGGGCATCTCAGCCCTCCATAGCCCTAAAGATGATTACCAGAGCCCCAAAAGTGCTACCCCCGTGTTTGGGCTGGAGCCACTGTTGAAGGACCTGCAGCCAGGCGAGTCTGTGGACATGGTGCTGCGAGGCTTCTCCCGCATCCCGCAG GAGGTGCAGGATTATGTGTTGTGTGAAGCTGTCATTGGGACAACCAGCAAGAAAGAGAAGATAATAGAAACTGTAATTACCTGCGAGTTTATTCACCCCTCTATAGAAGCATCAGCCAGAGAATTCTCTTTCTGGGTGGAGAAG AAACCCAGTGATGTCCTGACGCTGCAGTACCAGCCTTTGGCTTTAAAAAACACCTGCCTGCTGCCACTGGACCTTATGCTGGACTTGGAGCAGCCATTCCTGGTCTGTGATGAGGACCAGCAGCCCCTCCCAGACGGCCAG CCTGTGACAGTGGATGTAGGGGAGACCTGTCATCTCTACATTGCGTTTGATCCAGCCTATGAGCTGGATTTTAAGAGCTGGAAAAAAGAGAGGGTTCTGAAGATAGACATGGTCAGGGGCCATCCTTTTGTGGAGCGTATCACCCTTCGGGGAGAAGTCCACTTCCCAAATCTCCAAATCCAGCCCGGCACCCTGGAGTTTGGCTGCATCGTGGCTGGCACTGAAGAAGCGCGTTCTCTGGAGATCACCAACTGCAGCCCACTTCCTGTCAAGTACCGCTGGTCATTCCATTCGGACAGCCAGGTGAACAACTTGAGGTATGTGCACCTTTGTCCTTTCCCTGAAGCTCTTCTTCCTGGTGTCCTGTTTGTACTTGGCAAAGAACAAAGCTGTTGGCCTAGGATCTGA
- the LOC128793522 gene encoding hydrocephalus-inducing protein homolog isoform X2, whose amino-acid sequence MQFYCQQGEDTHTSLHGRSVDAHIRLHRNTVTLEKTYITMSNRTTVLIHNHSNITAPFQWKAVDTGEEEDQLELRLCQEEEDKLSYFLKECRVDTTCRECFALPTCSFQTEVAKVRGDPMLFSDDIFCLEPKEGEIGPNCSAEISVSFKPQVYERAVYCNISDVLNAACISCAPPPLGKTLTEMYPEEGRTKFSGIS is encoded by the exons ATGCAGTTCTACTGCCAACAAG GTGAAGACACCCACACAAGCCTTCATGGAAGATCTGTGGATGCCCACATCAGGCTGCACAGGAATACTGTGACCCTTGAGAAGACGTACATCACCATGTCAAACCGCACAACCGTGCTCATTCACAACCACAGTAATATCACAGCCCCCTTCCAGTGGAAGGCTGTTGAtactggggaagaggaggatcagctggagctgag gctgTGTCAGGAGGAAGAGGACAAGTTGTCTTATTTTCTGAAGGAGTGCAGAGTGGACACCACTTGCCGAGAATGCTTTGCTCTTCCCACCTGCAGCTTCCAGACTGAGGTGGCAAAGGTGCGAGGAGATCCCATGCTGTTCTCTGATGACATTTTCTGCCTTGAGCCGAAG GAGGGCGAGATCGGGCCGAATTGTTCGGCTGAGATCAGCGTGTCCTTCAAGCCCCAGGTCTACGAGCGAGCGGTTTACTGCAACATCTCGG atgTTCTGAATGCTGCCTGTATTTCGTGTGCTCCTCCTCCCTTGGGAAAAACACTCACTGAGATGTACCCAGaagaaggaagaacaaaatTTTCTGGCATTTCCTAA